The proteins below are encoded in one region of Rana temporaria chromosome 2, aRanTem1.1, whole genome shotgun sequence:
- the TSFM gene encoding elongation factor Ts, mitochondrial, translating to MLRCRIFSWHKAALLHTCGRLLASDKDLLLKLRKKTGYSFTNCKKALDKFSNDIKQAEAWLHEQAQKEGWSKASKLQGRKTAEGLIGLLNKGNSAVLVEVNCETDFVARNVKFQQLVQQVAVSTLKHCHSTESNQTSYLKGSLAEEELLQMKTEESLLKDLLAMTIGKLGENMTMKRAAWVTVPSSMFIGSYMHGSLPADTPSLANMAFGKYGALVVCKQNDNCKSNITELGRRLGQHVVGMSPSTLGSLEDESTGEMETRMLAQPFLLEPSLTVGQYLQPHDVEVLDFVRFECGEETQTTQSNQS from the exons ATGCTGCGCTGTAGG ATCTTCTCCTGGCACAAGGCCGCCCTCCTCCACACATGTGGCCGGCTGCTGGCCTCAGACAAGGACCTCCTGCTGAAGCTGAGGAAGAAGACCGGCTACTCGTTCACCAACTGCAAGAAGGCCCTGGACAAGTTCAGCAATGACATCAAGCAG GCAGAAGCTTGGCTACATGAACAGGCCCAGAAAGAAGGATGGAGTAAAGCCTCAAAATTGCAAGGAAGAAAGACTGCAGAGGGTCTTATAGGACTGCTGAATAAAGGCAACTCTGCAGTGTTAGTGGAA GTGAACTGTGAAACAGACTTTGTTGCCAGGAATGTGAAGTTTCAGCAGCTGGTCCAGCAGGTGGCAGTCTCGACACTAAAGCATTGCCATAGTACAGAAAGTAACCAGACCTCCTACTTGAAG GGTTCCCTTGCTGAAGAAGAGTTATTACAAATGAAGACAGAAGAGTCCTTATTAAAAGATCTTCTTGCAATGACGATCG GAAAACTGGGCGAAAACATGACCATGAAGAGAGCTGCATGGGTCACTGTCCCTTCTAGTATGTTTATTGGTTCATACATGCATGGCTCCCTACCTGCAGATACGCCTTCCTTGGCTAACATGGCATTTGGGAAGTATGGAGCCTTGGTTGTTTGCAAGCAAAATGATAACTGCAAAAGCAACATTACTGAATTGGGGCGTAGACTGGGCCAACATGTGGTGGGCATGAGCCCATCGACCCTGGGTTCTCTAGAAGATGAGTCTACTGGGGAGATGGAAACCAGGATGCTGGCCCAGCCTTTCCTACTGGAGCCCAGCCTAACTGTAGGACAGTATCTGCAGCCACATGATGTTGAAGTGTTGGATTTTGTACGCTTTGAGTGTGGGGAAGAAACGCAGACCACACAGTCCAACCAGTCCTAG